In Papaver somniferum cultivar HN1 chromosome 9, ASM357369v1, whole genome shotgun sequence, the genomic stretch tcgattgcagattgatttgagaaattgagatataactcttggatgcattttccttgattgagtttggctgtctagttgattctcttgaaaatatattggagttattccatacagattacctaaacgaaatattgggtgtagtttttagacccccggtttttcaagtTTAAGCATTTTCAATGCTATGAACTCCATAAGACTGCATTTCATGTAGTTCGATGTTATATGTAAGTCTAAATGTGATAAACAACGCTTAATATAAAATGAATGTCCAATTTAaggtctaaatattttcattcattaTTATTACTGCCAATTTTTTACAAGAATAAACTTAGAAAATAATAAGAATTAACTAACAACTTCAACAAAAATCTAGTACAATCTTTGGCCTTCtagttatcttcatttgacgtatcttccccTCAACACACTCCTTGACAGTTtctgcttttttttttgtaaccacGGTTCTTCAGTTTCAGAACTGGAGTTATTCTTTGCTTTTTAGCAGAACATTTTCTTGTATTAACTTCTAAAACTTAAACTTCCCTTTTagcattttcaatttttttttttaaattgccacattttagaaacaacagcttcaagttttgcataaAAAAAAGTGTAATAGCCTTTTGAGACATTTCACTTAAGAAATTCAAAACACTAGAATAAAATTAGAAAATAGATTAGTAAATAAAAATCAAGAGGAGTGAATTTTGATGTGAGTGGAGTGTTTGAAGTTAGTGGTAATTTGTAGTAGTAAAAATATGACCATTTTTACTGTAACAAAATGGTTGTTGACGGATTTACTTTGACCGCAGTGGTCGTACTTCGCCTGCACGGATTTTCTGAACCCGACAACATTTAATCATCAACCGCGCGCTTCATGAGGACCCGCACAATACTTTTACCATAATAAAAAATCCATTTTTCCTGTCCACTTGGCTCAATATATTTTTCAATCAGTTCAGTTCTATAGGAACTGCCCAAATTAattcaaaacaaagaaataaaaaacattGGTAACAGCCACCAGCTACTAAGAACATCACCTATGAGGTAGTCTCACTTTGAGACTAACTCCTTCATTTTTTGAAGgaaaactagttcaattgaagGTGTGAAGCCACTATAGGCGAAATTGGTATTTAAAAATGATTTAAGAAACTGAAACCACACATGCACATGGGAAAGTCccccatgtgaaactaaaaaacCATCCAACGCAGAAAAATTTGATACACGGGGACAGTCCCACATGTACTTTTCTTTTCTCAAATGGGGATAGTCCCCCATCTAGTATTACACCACCAACCATTTGTTCATGCCAATAAGTGTACGAACAAGTTGCGGGTGGAAGTGAAAGAGTGACACTCCCCATAGACATGGTATTGAAAATCGTACGAGTCACGCATTGAGTCAAAAAAATTCATCTCACTTTAAATCGTATATTTGAAACGGATACTACTGAATCGTGAAGATTCTCTttcttaatttgtgcaatttttgactcttttttcttttacttttattaTTCGGTGGGTTATCCTCTTTAAAGAAAGATGATAGAATACAAAGTGAAGTCGAGGATCAAAACTTAGACCTCCTGTTACACCAAGGACTCTCCTAACCATTGTATTATGCTGCCTGTTTTGATTAAAATCGGAACATTTAAACTTTATAAGATACTTACACAACAAATATCTAAAATGATTATGACTTTTGTGGAATGTTTTCCATAAATCGATATTATTTATAGGCAAACATATGATTCAAAAATAAATCATGAATCTTTGATTCACGATTCAACATACGATTCGGttcttaaaaataagaaaacgaTTCACGTTTTAAAAACCTCACCCGTAGGATTTGCTCCAAGGAGGATTAAAAGAATTTAATAGATAAAGATcatcaacaaaacaaaaattttaaTGCATTGGATTTAGGTATTCAGAAAGGAGTTGGTAACTAAAACATTGTACGAATCTGATTAAATGTATTAAAATTATAatatttaataagaaaaaaatattaaaaacaaagaaacaaaataaaaataaaaataagtagcTTGTTCCACTACACCACCCACCTGGAAAGATCTTGCATTTCTTTTGTTCCAGAGCACGGTTTTGCTGCCACGAGAGGCAGTACTCGCTGATCGACCCTAACCTCATTGGAGAATAACAAAACTCAGTGTCTCTAACCTAGGATGGGATGAAATGTGTTGATGTCATGGGCTGCTGTTCATGCCAATGTCATTGTTATTGGACGTTCCCCACCCCACTCCAAACTACCTAGGGAGAATCAGCACTCCTCCATGCCAAATGAAATGAATGTCCCAATCAATCAGCTAATTATCCAATTACTCTCTTTCATTACATCCCTATTCCTATTCTCTGACAAAAACAAGTAACTAGGTGATAAAGGTCATCTTTCGACACCCTCATGAAACTTTGTTGACCTACCACATCTACTACATTAACCAAAACTCTCTGACAACATGTTCTGTATCAGCTCTTTTTCTGACTATGGTCAATTCCTTAAGTTTGCATCTAGAATCTTAAAATGATCCCTCTGTATATAACAGTCATATTCTGATAAGAATCGGAACTACGATAGCTGTTTATATTTGTGCTTCAAACAAGTTGTGCATTAACAGTGCCATAAAGAACTCTCTAAAATTACCCTTGATGCAATAAATATTTAGTGTTATGGAGACCATGAATTGTTTTAGCTGAATTTCTGAACACATAAAAAATGTCTAATGCTCACCCTTTACGCCATCCATATTACACCCTCTGACAAAATGGGATCTCTAGTTGCCTCAGCAGTTCAGGCATGTCCTACTGTCTTGACCAATGAGAATTTGCTTTAAGAGAGGTATGGGCAGCTTCTCCCTTGATCTTAATGCGTAAATTTTGTCGCTGCAGAAACCCCTCAATTTCTAAGATTCAAGGGAGAGTCCTCCCACTGGTTTATGCCGAATAGGTAATCCGCTAAACATGAATCCGTAGTAACGGCAAAGAACACAAAAAGAAGCAGTATCAGACATTTGATTTCCTTCAAATTACTTCTCAGGGTGAATAAATGAAGCCTTTGTTGTCTCCTTATTGCATTACTTTACTTTCCTCCACCAAGATgggattcacaaaaaaaaaaaagttggagcTCTCTATCTGGTTTATGCCATAGTGGCAAGAGGATAAACATGAATCCTTCGCAAATTTAACAAGTGTTAATTCAATTACAAGCACAATCAGCAGAAAGCAAGCTCTAAGTTTTCAGGAAACAAGAAAGTTTAAACCATTACAGACAGACTTGGCACTCATCTTCTTTATTCTTCACATTTCACACTAAAAACACACAAGACTTAAGTAGACCACAGACATCCATTGGTGATAGCCCTGGGGACTTAACCAGAAATCTGAATGGACTTGACTTCGGGCTTCTTCTCTTCAACTTTAGGAACACTCACAGTGAGCACTCCGTTCTCCATAGACGCCTTAACTTCATCAACTTTTGCATTATCCGGCAATCTGAATTTCCTTAAAAACTTACCACTGCTGCGTTCAACTCTATGCCATTTatcattcttctcttctttctctcttcttctttcaccACTTATCTGAAGCACCCTTCCTTCTTCAACTTCGACTTTCACTTCTTCCTTCTTAATTCCAGGAAGATCTGCTCGGAAAATATGAGCCTCTGGGGTTTCTTTCCAGTCGATTCTTGTGTTTGCCAATTGGGATGTTTCTTTTGAAATTTCAGAACCAGCCGGAAAGGAAAGCGCAGAGGAGGAAGAATTGGATCCTGAGAATGGGAAACCTTGGAATGGATCCCAAATGTCCAGTGAGAATGGGTCGAAAACGTTTGTCCTTTGGTTGCCGAAAAAACTTGGAATCATCGACATTGTTGAGATTTGAGATTGagatttttgggtttttgattGAGGGTTAATTTGAAAACTGTTTTATGAGAATTTGTGAGTGAGATTATGAGATCTCAGAATGTTAATGTTGCAGAATTAGAAATTCGATGGCTATGTCGATCGAAATCATCTCGTATTTATATACAGAATTGAGAAGGATTAAGGTTCGTTTCTGGGGGTTCTCTTTTTAGATTTCTACCTAGTCTCGATTGTTCCAGAAAATTGAAGAACAATGTCTCTTCTAGAGACGtctatttgtttttttgttggatttttttttacgtTGGGTAATTAATAAGAAgattataaagaaaaataaggagataaaaaaggtaaaaaaaaaaaaagtaaaacagaGAAGTTCTAGTGTAAAACTGTGAAAACCATAAAACGGATACGTATAAAACGCAACGAAAACTAAGTTTCCAAAAAGCACAATTTTACACGGAAAGTCAGTATCCATGTCATTTCCCTTCCCTACTACCTGGATCAGATGAGATCCAGTTTGAGCAGTAGGGAAGGGATATCCTACTTATGTAGGGATATGACGACCATAGTGGCTGCAAATTGAGATTTTTCCCTACATATAAGAGATAAGGAAGGGATATCCCCTCCCACAGTGCTTGGTCTAAGAGATTTATACGCTTTAATTTATTcgaaacaaagaaataaaatgcAGTGGTAACAGTTACCGGCTACTAAGGAGAATCAAAATAAGAAgcctattataggggctccaaaattttggttttgagggcTCCCATAGGTTCTAATGTCCTAAATATGATGAGGGGAACCTGTATTCTataacaaaaacacaaaaataccCTTTAACAACTTATCTAATTACCTAATCTAATtctaattaaaatcaaaaactaaacctaaacaaaaaaaaagaatcacatctctccatcttcttcctcttttgttCTCCTCTTttaccatttttcttcttcttcaattgggttggttcacaaaatAGAATAGATGATTATCTTAGCCAATAATGATTTcaattgagtaagaattgaaaaGAACGCGTAATTGGGGGATaccaaaactaattgggggatcgaggaaaaggacaaaaattggatccaaatatcaaatcagggtcaccccttatctaattaattttttaattcctaatctagccctcactaatcaggtttaatggttaataataattagtaaaatcttaagatttttgataaatgattattgtgtatttttatttgaatttgtgtgagtgtggtgagagtagaaggagggaattttttttttgagagggaactttttttgtgaaaatggaagatattgtgaggagagaattgcagctgctgaatctttagctcaactacaacaagaagcatatattcaatcttcggttaatgataacaactcacaattgaaATTATATGaagaaccaacacccttggatcatgatttttgtgagcatgaagtgttttttaaagaaccaacccaagaaagtaaaccaGTTCAACATACAaacatccccaatacacaggtaatgctgctaacaatatcccccattttgaaacatttaccggcgtggtcttcaaccaaaaatTCCATGCCGGCgcgcagttaactttttacctaccatcgaatattctatgaaatatTTAGCCGACATGGTTCACTCCTAACTTTACCATGCCGACACCTTAataaaaacatccaggagttaaaGAATTTTGAACTTCAATACCGGCGTGGTATATAAATTTTCGAGCACGCCGGTACTATATTCCGGCTTTGAACCTTATAAAAAGAGCATGCCGAtaccacaagaaaaacatccagaAGTTAGTGATTTTGGTAGTAATATACCGGCTTGGTTTTTAAATTATCGATTGTGCCGGATCTTGGTTCTGGCGTCGAAACTTGTGTAACGAGCATGCCGGCAACTCCGTTTCCGGCATTCATcttcaagaaaatataatgccGGTACTGTTTAAAGTTAGGTCTTCTTTTTCAAGTGCAATTCCGGAATTCCGGAACATTATTCGAGAATGCTGGCACCGGTTTCCGGCTTTGGTTGTTTTGAGATTAATATGCAGGAGCTGTCGTCGAGCATGCTGGAACCAGTACCCGGCatagtaattttattatatttggaactaattcaatttttttgcattcattccttagattgtgacatacattgatccaacaaattcccAACCGTTTGGTCCGGATACatccgaatactataaaatgtCTCTGGTATGTTAGCAAACAATACTTTTCACTtagtttttagaactttatgtggggattgcttgtaatgaaccttataatctcccactgttgtccttatgtagggaataaaatctccagaGGAAGCAATTTCTTGGGccaaagagacggctcttaagaacatgtgtgtgttggtgaggaatacctaACGTTCAGATactcgttttgagatggtttgcgagagaagtgagCAATACAAGAAGAAAGATAGacataagagaaagggttatgtatatccaaagaagactaatagggtatacaagactcgtacgaggtaggataattgcccctttaagcttgtattccatttaagagacaaagaaaaggaatgggattgtacggtgtggtttggccgtcataaccaccgggatccgaaagattttgttggtcattcCCTAGTTGTGAaactaaaacctcatgaattcgaggatgtaaagataatgaccaaagcatgtatcaaaccaagagtgattctcagaggattcaaggaaaaggatgatacgaacgtttcttctctaagtacaatttatgCGCACAGACAACCATTAGAAGGGCGGGATCGGCTTCATCACCGTTGTTCACAAGATCCCAATTACTagcatctaccaaacgacgtggttccctatccctacaatgtgttggttctgtaattagatcatactctaccctcaaccttgtggaacttGACATGGACACATAAATGTAAAGTTGATACCTTTCAGTAGAGGCTGTCATGAAGCAgggtaattgcttatatccaagttgtcgCATCACAAGTCGAGgatcagccataacgtatccctttgggtggaacaaaggcccattgtaaaatgcaacgttatagaacctcaaatattggcggttttctctagcctccctgtaagggtcgaacacaacatctttggtagtcaCCGCGTCCAGATCCAATCTCATATCTGTCAGTCGACGATTTTTACTAGGCTTCAGATGgatgttgaactggtatctcttGGCTTTAGTCTCCTCGGGGTCATCAATGAGTATAATCTTCAAGAAGGGGTTTCCCTTGAACAATGTTGAAAAATGTTCATAAGCCaacacctatacaaatgtgaaatgatacatataaaaatttattgtttctaaattcatcataagggtacatgtgaacaatataaataagaacataagtttaaaaacaaaattacctggagtagagtgaaattcctgaCAAATTGGTTTGTCAGGAAATgtgccttagaggcccttctcatctccgtcatcaaatgtgccattaccacggtgccccaagaatagctaatgacctcttccaacggatccaagtattgaaggtagtttgcactaaccctgttgctaCTAGTATCAGGGAATACCCcagtgcccaagatgaataacaagTACGCAGCGGCTGCATAACGAATCTGtgcggggtcccatccatcctttttcttctctgcgccgtgtcttcaaacttcttcttaagcagcgtcagcttgatggtctttgtcctactaatcttagatacatagaagctttccacggaagttttgtagtcccaaccaaacagcttgttagtaagagcgtgcaacttcgaccattctagcttTGGACAATGAtatccttctgcaattgatttgccggtaacactcaagcctagaatgttctgagcatcatcagggatcaaggtcatctcgccaaacgggaagtgcatggtatctgtttcaccatgatacctttcgacgaagcaattgactgtcacaatatctggcttcacataattttcaaccaaaggatacagaccagaatcctttactaatgtttggacctcttcacattccttagacaaatcccaatgagacgCGGCTTGGTTTCGACAAACACACACAGCCTTCTTATGATCCCACAATTAGGAGATAATATGATTAAGAGGTTttatataaatacaaaacaatacatatgcacgagatagGAATTCTTACATatgtttgatagatagtacgatccCAAGAGTCCTTTTAGCCAAATAGATGCCCCGGATCAAAAGAAGCtgcaccccaaattctaccacaatcaaggtcaggtatcatgtcatcaatatgaggaaggtgccttgtgtcggttgttgacttggcccaccttGTTCCGCTACTACTTGGATttgggttgctaattgacttggatcaatctcattatcttcctcttcactttcctcttcatcttgctcatcttcctcctcaactgATCCGGTAG encodes the following:
- the LOC113310853 gene encoding 17.8 kDa class I heat shock protein-like; the encoded protein is MSMIPSFFGNQRTNVFDPFSLDIWDPFQGFPFSGSNSSSSALSFPAGSEISKETSQLANTRIDWKETPEAHIFRADLPGIKKEEVKVEVEEGRVLQISGERRREKEEKNDKWHRVERSSGKFLRKFRLPDNAKVDEVKASMENGVLTVSVPKVEEKKPEVKSIQISG